The Fragaria vesca subsp. vesca linkage group LG2, FraVesHawaii_1.0, whole genome shotgun sequence genome includes a window with the following:
- the LOC101305414 gene encoding uncharacterized protein LOC101305414 has protein sequence MAYNDYGNHRSGYSTGRVGAYTDQWGNPRQSGVVEPVRGYGYAADNSWQRRSSSPVRGGYGYADQASRIAPSSGANWPQQPHQAGHYSGTPASYSDYNDYSNKPSYKHSGKRDNYDDHYRKNETSSYGPAVNMISNLASSRAKPSRTAHSSGTLPVRGDGRLTIPTDDMERALHYLRESAKTSPWPRT, from the exons ATGGCTTACAATGACTACGGCAATCACAGATCAGGTTACTCCACCGGCAGGGTAGGAGCTTACACCGACCAATGGGGAAATCCAAG GCAAAGCGGTGTTGTTGAGCCAGTGAGAGGCTACGGCTATGCTGCTGATAACTCATGGCAGCGCAGGTCTTCCAGCCCCGTCAGAGGTGGCTATGGTTATGCTGACCAAGCCTCCAGGATTGCACCATCCAGTGGTGCAAATTGGCCTCAACAGCCCCATCAAGCTGGACACTACAGTGGCACTCCAGCAAGCTATAGTGACTATAATGACTACAGCAACAAGCCAAGTTACAAGCATAGTGGAAAGAGGGACAACTATGATGATCACTACCGCAAAAATGAAACTAGCAGCTATGGACCAGCTGTCAACATGATATCAAACCTGGCATCAAGCCGGGCTAAGCCAAGCCGCACGGCACATTCATCTGGTACACTCCCCGTTCGTGGGGATGGCAGGCTCACCATTCCAACAGATGACATGGAGAGGGCCTTGCACTACTTGAGGGAAAGTGCAAAGACTTCACCATGGCCACGAACATAA
- the LOC101309701 gene encoding acyltransferase-like protein At1g54570, chloroplastic-like produces MALGKGLLFKKKGELEVVGYIDADWAGDKTDRRSTSRYFTFVGGNLVTWRSKKQKVVAKSSAEAEFRAMAHGVCEMLWIRNVLKAELVFKLKKPMDLHCDSTSAIEIAHNPVLHDRIQHVKVDWHFIKENLDKKIICFPFTYTKDQLANVLIKGVSRKVFDNSVGDPMKMAMVNINSRLPPSLKFMQLSQNLTALLPYLSSLADIIPKETLLWKLKLLRSASGYANSRLHAVKAEVLVLASDKDNMVPSQDEAERLRSSLQNCTVRHFPDNGHTLLLEDGVNLLTVIKRTFKFRRTRKHDSFSDFLPPSMTEFNYTFDQEVGLLRFAAGSVLFSTLEDGTVVRGLAGVPNEGPVLIVGYHNLMGLELVSLVEEFLREKKIMFRGLAHPELLLGKSSSHFDILKLFGALPVTPRNLFKALSSKSHVLLYPGGAREALHYKGEEYKLFWPDQPEFVRMAARFGATIVPFAAVGEDDLLELVLDYNDIKNIPVVGDYFINANNDAVNLREDTSGEVANQNLFIPGVLPKLPGRYYYLFGKPIETKGREEILKDKDSANKLYLEIQSEIEKSLAYLIKKREEDPYRNIIDRTVYRALHSPLNEVPTFEP; encoded by the exons ATGGCACTTGGAAAAGGCTTGTTGTTTAAAAAGAAGGGTGAATTGGAAGTTGTAGGGTACATAGATGCTGATTGGGCTGGTGATAAGACTGACAGACGGTCTACATCTAGGTATTTTACATTTGTTGGAGGAAACCTTGTGACTTGGCGTAGTAAGAAACAAAAAGTGGTTGCAAAATCAAGTGCTGAAGCAGAGTTTCGAGCTATGGCACATGGAGTTTGTGAGATGCTATGGATTCGTAATGTATTAAAAGCAGAATTGGTTTTCAAACTTAAGAAACCCATGGACTTGCATTGTGATAGCACGTCTGCTATTGAAATTGCTCATAATCCTGTTCTGCATGACCGGATACAGCATGTGAAGGTAGATTGGCATTTCATTAAGGAAAACTTGGACAAAAAAATCATTTGTTTCCCTTTCACGTATACGAAAGATCAATTAGCAAATGTTCTCATAAAAGGAGTGTCAAGGAAAGTGTTTGACAACTCGGTTG GTGATCCAATGAAAATGGCGATGGTTAACATCAACAGTAGGCTTCCTCCCAGTTTAAAATTCATGCAACTGTCTCAGAATCTCACTGCTTTGCTACCATATCTCTCT TCTTTGGCCGATATTATACCAAAAGAAACTCTTCTGTGGAAGCTGAAGTTGCTCAGATCAGCTTCTGGTTATGCAAATTCCCGTCTGCATGCTGTTAAAGCTGAAGTACTTGTGCTGGCTAG TGACAAGGATAACATGGTACCTAGTCAAGATGAAGCGGAACGGCTAAGGAGCTCATTACAGAACTGTACAGTTCGTCACTTCCCGGACAATGGGCATACCCTTTTACTG GAAGATGGGGTTAATTTGTTGACTGTTATAAAACGTACTTTCAAATTTCGCCGGACGAGGAAGCATGATAGTTTCTCAGATTTCCTTCCTCCTAGTATGACAGAATTTAACTATACATTTGATCAAGAAGTCGG ATTGTTACGCTTTGCTGCTGGTTCTGTTCTTTTCTCAACATTGGAAGATGGAACAGTAGTGAGAGGTCTTGCAGGAGTTCCAAATGAAGGACCTGTGTTAATTGTTGGCTATCACAATTTAATGGGGCTGGAACTGGTTTCTTTAGTTGAAGAATTTTTAAGAGAGAAGAAAATAATGTTTCGTGGTTTAGCGCATCCAGAACTGTTGTTGGGGAAGAGCTCAAGTCATTTTGACATTCTCAAATTATTTGGTGCATTACCTGTTACGCCAAGAAATCTATTCAAAGCACTTTCATCAAAATCACATGTTCTCCTGTATCCTGGTGGTGCACGTGAAGCTCTCCATTACAAG GGTGAAGAATACAAGTTATTCTGGCCTGATCAACCTGAATTTGTCAGAATGGCTGCACGTTTTGGGGCCACAATTGTACCATTTGCAGCTGTAGGAGAAGATGACTTACTGGAA TTGGTTCTCGACTACAATGACATAAAGAATATCCCTGTGGTGGGTGACTATTTCATCAATGCTAATAATGATGCTGTAAATTTGAG GGAGGATACAAGTGGAGAAGTTGCCAATCAAAACCTCTTTATTCCGGGAGTTCTGCCTAAGTTGCCAGGCCGTTATTACTATTTGTTTGGGAAACCAATAGAAACAAAAGGAAGGGAAGAGATCCTGAAAGACAAAGACAGTGCAAACAAATTGTATTTGGAGATACAATCTGAAATTGAAAAAAGTTTAGCATACTTAATCAAGAAGCGGGAGGAGGATCCTTACAGGAATATTATTGACAGAACAGTATATCGGGCACTGCATTCCCCTCTAAATGAAGTTCCAACATTTGAGCCTTGA